In a single window of the Nicotiana tomentosiformis chromosome 8, ASM39032v3, whole genome shotgun sequence genome:
- the LOC104097507 gene encoding B3 domain-containing protein Os03g0120900-like, producing MMDTPPTVNHCEGDTDEHHHSHHHNLVDLGVGATANSMALIEREHMFDKVVTPSDVGKLNRLVIPKQHAEKYFPLDSSSNEKGLLLNFEDTNGKPWRFRYSYWNSSQSYVMTKGWSRFVKEKKLDAGDIVSFQRGVGELGKNRLFIDWRRRPDAPTDHLHTHFMTHVPLSQHFSNNFQYRSNINHQYPAAWNHPLFLQPDHSPLHSRPAGSMSHQQQYSYSAYGIGNSLNYYDTASNFNNMASSRIVVNGNPCPSGSVVYLRTGSVTQVPQQEVGLMKQMQRGSSSSSIVGEGSGRLVEPMVFDSVPVVQGKAAPKRLRLFGVNMDCLVSDSDESCDMSSSSSSLPTTTYSHTPQFSTSTPSLQFRTFNNYDDAKPPQTAPTDEESSGKGKESMSLDLEI from the coding sequence ATGATGGATACTCCCCCTACCGTAAATCATTGTGAGGGCGACACTGATGAACATCATCATAGTCATCATCACAACCTTGTGGATCTTGGGGTTGGTGCAACTGCTAATTCCATGGCGCTGATTGAGAGAGAACACATGTTCGATAAGGTAGTCACTCCCAGTGACGTCGGCAAGCTCAATCGGTTAGTCATCCCCAAACAGCATGCCGAGAAGTATTTCCCTCTTGATTCCTCCTCCAACGAGAAAGGCCTCCTCCTCAATTTCGAAGACACAAACGGAAAGCCCTGGCGGTTCAGATATTCCTACTGGAATAGCAGCCAAAGCTATGTCATGACCAAAGGTTGGAGCCGCTTTGTCAAGGAGAAGAAGCTCGATGCTGGGGATATTGTCTCTTTTCAGCGCGGAGTAGGTGAATTAGGCAAAAATCGTCTCTTCATCGACTGGAGGCGCCGTCCAGATGCCCCGACCGACCATCTCCACACCCACTTCATGACTCATGTGCCGCTTTCACAACATTTCTCTAATAATTTTCAGTACCGCTCCAATATTAATCATCAATACCCAGCTGCTTGGAATCATCCGCTCTTTTTGCAGCCAGACCATTCACCTTTACATTCCCGTCCTGCCGGCAGCATGTCTCATCAGCAGCAATATAGCTACAGCGCCTATGGAATTGGGAACAGTCTTAATTACTACGATACAGCTAGTAATTTCAACAACATGGCTAGCAGTAGAATCGTGGTAAATGGAAACCCTTGTCCGAGCGGGTCAGTAGTTTATCTCAGAACGGGATCAGTTACCCAAGTCCCACAACAGGAGGTTGGATTAATGAAGCAAATGCAAAGAggtagcagtagtagtagtattGTTGGAGAAGGGAGTGGTAGGCTTGTGGAGCCAATGGTGTTCGACTCGGTACCGGTTGTCCAAGGCAAGGCAGCACCAAAGCGACTCAGGCTATTCGGCGTGAATATGGACTGTCTCGTTTCAGACTCGGATGAATCATGTGACATGTCCTCCTCATCCTCCTCCTTGCCTACAACAACTTATTCTCATACTCCCCAATTTTCAACCTCAACTCCTTCGCTCCAATTTAGGACTTTTAACAACTACGATGATGCCAAGCCGCCTCAAACAGCACCCACCGACGAAGAATCGTCCGGCAAAGGCAAGGAATCCATGTCCTTGGATTTGGAAATTTGA